The Candidatus Zixiibacteriota bacterium DNA segment ATGAAGTATCTCGATGAGTTTCGAGATCCAAAGATAGCCCGCAAGTTGCTTGATGAGATAACGGCAGCTATAACCAAACCGTGGGTGATAATGGAAGTATGTGGCGGACAGACTCACGCCATAATCAGAAACGGCATTGATCAGCTTCTCCCTCAGGAGATTGAACTGGTACACGGTCCCGGATGTCCTGTCTGTGTGACACCGCTGGAGATGATAGACAAGGCGCTGGATATTGCCTCGCGTCCAAACGTAATCTTTACTTCGTTCGGCGATATGCTTCGTGTCCCCGGATCAAAGAAAGACCTCTTTGTGGTCAAGTCGGAGGGCGGCGATGTCCGCATGGTGTACTCGCCGCTCGATGCTGTTAAAATCGCCAGGAAAAACCCCGACAAGCAGGTGGTCTTTTTTGCCGTCGGTTTCGAAACGACCGCGCCCCTGACTGCCATGGCGGTGTGGCAGGCTCACCAGCAAAATATCGACAACTTCTCAATGCTCGTGTCTCATGTTTTGGTGCCACCGGCTATGGAGGCCCTTTTAGGCTCGCCGGACAACAGGGTTCAGGCTTTTCTGGCTGCGGGGCATGTTTGTACGGTGATGGGGTGGGAGGAATATGTTCCGATCGCTCAGAAGCACAAGGTTCCGATAGTGGTCACCGGTTTCGAACCGGTGGATATACTCGAAGGAATCCTGATGGCTGTCAGGCAGCTTGAAGATGGGCGGGCGGAAGTAGAAAATCAATACGCCAGAGTAGTCAAACGCGAGGGGAACCGCCCGGCAATCGAAGTCATCAGAAAAGTTTTTCAAGTTACGGATAGAAAGTGGCGGGGGATAGGTGAGTTCCCCAGAAGTGGATTCGCTTTAAGATCCGAGTTCGAGAAATATGATGCTGAGAAGCGGTTCGCGCTTGGGGATATTTCTGTAGAAGAGCCGCCCGAGTGTATCAGCGGACTGATTCTGCAGGGACTAAAGAAACCATACGAATGTGGTGAGTTCGGCAGGCGATGTACACCTCAAACCCCTCTGGGTGCCACGATGGTGTCCTCCGAGGGAGCCTGCGCGGCATACTTTGCTTATCATCGCCAGAAAGACGATAGTGTGGAGAAGAATTAGGAAATGGGTAAGACGATTAAGCCTGAAGATCTCAAGTGTCCGCTGCCGATAACAGGGCACGACACGATACAACTCAGCCATGGAAGCGGCGGAAGGATGAGCAACGAGTTGATAAGCAAGTTGTTCGTGTGGGCGTTCGACAATCCGGCGCTCCGCAAGCAGGATGATCAGGCGGTGGTCGAGGTCAACGGTCTCAAGCTGTCATTCACGACCGATTCGTTTGTGGTTGATCCCATATTCTTTCCCGGAGGTGACATCGGCGACCTGGCGGTGAATGGGACTGTCAATGATATCTGTATGAACGGGGCGACGCCTCTTTATCTGAGCGCCGGGTTTATAATAGAAGAGGGTTTTCCTTTGAAGGACCTTCAGGCCATAGTGATTTCCATGAAAAGGGCAGCGTCTGAGGCCGGAGTGCAGATAGTCACGGGTGACACGAAAGTCGTCAACAAGGGGAAAGGGGATAAGATTTTTATCAATACCGCCGGCATCGGTCTGATTGAACATGGTTATGATATTTCGTCGAGCAACCTCAAAGCAGGCGATGCGATAATACTCAGCGGGACCATTGCCGATCACGGCATTGCTGTTATGTCGAAGCGCGAGAATCTCTCGTTTGAGACGCCCATCACTAGCGACACAGCGTCATTGAATCGACTGGTGGCTGAGATTGTCAGGGTGGGTGGGGTCCACGCCATGCGCGACCCGACTCGTGGAGGTGTGGCAGCAACGCTGAACGAGTTTGCGATGGCCTCTCATGTCGGTATCCGCATACACGAGGACAGGATTCCGGTCAAGCCTGCGGTGGCTGGTGCTTGTGAGATTCTTGGGTTGGATCCGCTCTATGTTGCCAACGAGGGAAAGCTCGTTGCAGTTGTATCGCCGGATAAGGCAGAGGCGGTTTTGGCGGCCATGAAAAAGCATTCCCTGGGAGTGGATGCTGTAATCATTGGCGAAGTTGTCTCAGGGCAGTCCGGAATGGTGTCTATGACAACTCGCATCGGCGGGCAACGAATTGTCGATATGCCCGTCGGTGAGCAGCTTCCGAGGATATGTTAGCTCGATATCAGGCTACCCGTTTGGTCAAGGACTGACGCGCCCGAAACTATCTGTTTTTATAACGTAGAGGTCACAAAGATCTTCCGAAAAACTCATTGTTCTTCCGACAATGACAAACCCGCCGTCGGGTGTGCAGACAATGTCCTGACCTTCCTCAAGTTCGGTTCCGCCGAAGGTGTTTTGCCACAGCACTGTC contains these protein-coding regions:
- the hypE gene encoding hydrogenase expression/formation protein HypE translates to MGKTIKPEDLKCPLPITGHDTIQLSHGSGGRMSNELISKLFVWAFDNPALRKQDDQAVVEVNGLKLSFTTDSFVVDPIFFPGGDIGDLAVNGTVNDICMNGATPLYLSAGFIIEEGFPLKDLQAIVISMKRAASEAGVQIVTGDTKVVNKGKGDKIFINTAGIGLIEHGYDISSSNLKAGDAIILSGTIADHGIAVMSKRENLSFETPITSDTASLNRLVAEIVRVGGVHAMRDPTRGGVAATLNEFAMASHVGIRIHEDRIPVKPAVAGACEILGLDPLYVANEGKLVAVVSPDKAEAVLAAMKKHSLGVDAVIIGEVVSGQSGMVSMTTRIGGQRIVDMPVGEQLPRIC
- the hypD gene encoding hydrogenase formation protein HypD; this encodes MKYLDEFRDPKIARKLLDEITAAITKPWVIMEVCGGQTHAIIRNGIDQLLPQEIELVHGPGCPVCVTPLEMIDKALDIASRPNVIFTSFGDMLRVPGSKKDLFVVKSEGGDVRMVYSPLDAVKIARKNPDKQVVFFAVGFETTAPLTAMAVWQAHQQNIDNFSMLVSHVLVPPAMEALLGSPDNRVQAFLAAGHVCTVMGWEEYVPIAQKHKVPIVVTGFEPVDILEGILMAVRQLEDGRAEVENQYARVVKREGNRPAIEVIRKVFQVTDRKWRGIGEFPRSGFALRSEFEKYDAEKRFALGDISVEEPPECISGLILQGLKKPYECGEFGRRCTPQTPLGATMVSSEGACAAYFAYHRQKDDSVEKN